From Micromonas commoda chromosome 15, complete sequence, one genomic window encodes:
- a CDS encoding predicted protein, which produces EDPRNGNRALHIAAQNGFTPVCKLLIAKGAEVNAVNMKNNTALHMALGYDYDECAEFLYSSGADGTIVNSEG; this is translated from the coding sequence GAGGACCCGCGGAACGGCAACAGGGCGCTgcacatcgccgcgcagaaCGGTTTCACCCCCGTGTGCAAGCTGCTCATCGCCAAGGGTGCCGAGGTGAACGCCGTCAACATGAAGAACAACACCGCGCTTCACATGGCGCTCGGGTACGACTACGACGAGTGCGCCGAATTCCTCTACAgcagcggcgcggacggcaccATCGTCAACTCCGAGGGC
- a CDS encoding predicted protein, with protein MLYVVGLGLGDEKDITVNGLEAVKGCERVYLEAYTSILGVPKERLEALYGREVVVADREFVEQGIDGMLNEALKMDVAFLVVGDAFAATTHSDLVLRAKGLGCKVKHIYNASIMNAVAGCGLQLYRFGQAVSICFFTRTWRPDSFYDRIKENADLGLHTLLLLDIRVKEPSVEALCRGKKEYEPPRFMSCATCARQMLEVEDARGEKVYGPDSMCVAVARMGQDDELIKSCTLKEMCNIDMGGPLHSMVLVGETHPLENDMLAMHRAKDSDFLPEDQVPSQYLDDM; from the exons ATGCTGTACGTCGTCGGTTTAGGCCTCGGTGACGAGAAGGACATCACCGTTAACGGCCTGGAGGCTGTGAAGGGGTGCGAGCGCGTATACCTGGAGGCGTACACCAGCATCCTGGGGGTGCCCAAGGAGAGGCTGGAGGCTCTGTACGGCCGCGAGGTTGTCGTCGCGGACAGGGAGTTCGTCGAGCAGGGCATCGACGGCATGCTcaacgaggcgctcaagaTGGATGTGGCCTTCCTG GTCGTCGGTGACGCTTTCGCCGCCACGACGCACTCCGACCTGGTACTCAGGGCCAAGGGTTTGGGGTGCAAGGTGAAGCACATCTACAACGCGTCCATCAtgaacgccgtcgccgggtgcGGCTTGCAGCTGTACCGGTTCGGTCAGGCGGTGTCCATCTGCTTCTTCACCCGGACGTGGAGGCCGGACTCGTTCTACGACAGGATCAAGGAGAACGCGGACCTCGGTCTGCAcacgctgctgctgctggacaTTCGGGTGAAGGAGCCGAGCGTGGAGGCGCTGTGCCGGGGGAAGAAGGAGtacgagccgccgcggttcaTGAGCTGCGCCACGTGCGCGAGGCAGATGCTGGAGGtggaggacgcgcggggcgagaaGGTGTACGGGCCGGACAGCATgtgcgtcgcggtggcgaggatgggtcaggacgacgagctcatcaAGTCGTGCACGCTCAAGGAGATGTGCAACATCGACATGGGCGGGCCGCTGCACTCCATGGTGCTGGTGGGCGAGACGCACCCGCTGGAGAACGACATGCTGGCGATGCACAGGGCAAAGGATAGCGATTTCCTGCCGGAGGATCAGGTTCCCTCGCAGTACCTCGACGACATGTAG
- a CDS encoding predicted protein: protein MTTPTTTEADANRREHFPRSWSRPGTLLPRKGGGREEAVEGATLWLEFYDAPEGPLGCAPSVSVACASRRLELVRMEPTPGGGEANVARSPRDRQVIIVRGPSALRARLLADREPGEEVLFRFRLDSSVDADECFHLLRHWLGAPFDSTRKTTSVILDPMPVSARLLNLSLGDDKDEEDKSDVSFEEVKPEEAKETPPALEGDDDSKAHHYDPIGWMFESTAVRRYVRDMILALASDGGEVTEPVINFANTPVGAANDERGKLSFARYIVLADSVIEEMQATGELELLGELEEEEEEEEEEEDTQLEIHDEYY, encoded by the coding sequence ATGACGACGCCAACCACGACCGAGGCTGATGCGAACCGGCGCGAACACTTCCCAAGGTCTTGGTCGAGGCCGGGTACGCTGCTTCCCCGGAAGGGAGGAGGTAGGGAGGAGGCCGTGGAGGGCGCGACCCTCTGGCTCGAGTTCTATGACGCTCCCGAAGGACCGCTCGGGTGCGCCCCTTCGGTGAGCGTGGCGTGCGCCTCTCGACGGCTGGAGCTCGTGCGCATGGAACccacgcccggcggcggcgaagcgaaTGTGGCCAGATCTCCTCGCGATCGCCAGGTCATAATCGTGCGGGGACCCAGCGCGCTCAGGGCTaggctcctcgccgacagGGAGCCCGGAGAGGAGGTCCTCTTTCGCTTCAGACTGGACTcatccgtcgacgccgacgaatGCTTCCACCTCCTCAGGCACTGGCTCGGCGCTCCGTTCGACTCGACGCGAAAGACGACGTCTGTGATTCTCGATCCGATGCCCGTGAGCGCCCGGCTCCTGAACCtgtccctcggcgacgacaagGACGAGGAAGACAAGAGCGACGTGTCCTTCGAGGAGGTCAaaccggaggaggcgaaggagacTCCGCCCGCATTGGAGGGTGACGATGACTCCAAAGCCCACCACTACGACCCGATTGGTTGGATGTTTGAGAGCACGGCGGTCAGACGCTACGTCCGAGACATGATACTGGCCTTGGCGAGCGATGGCGGTGAAGTGACGGAGCCGGTCATCAACTTTGCCAACACTCCTGTGGGAGCGGCGAATGACGAGAGGGGCAAACTGTCCTTCGCTCGATACATCGTTCTCGCCGACTCCGTCATCGAAGAGATGCAGGCGACGGGTGAGCTCGAGCTTCTAGgtgagctcgaggaggaggaggaggaagaagaagaagaagaagacaCGCAGCTGGAGATTCACGACGAGTACTACTGA